From a region of the Leishmania major strain Friedlin complete genome, chromosome 32 genome:
- a CDS encoding putative ATP-dependent RNA helicase, which yields MYKNQAQPQLQPQPQPQSQPQPQEPSAIAGAMGGYGSYQQQNRQYGGGNRGFNDAQGTYGGGFNRNGGGGGFRGGFGGFGGGARGPVRELVGNNHYHREEKSEEEIFKEHTPGINFDQYEAIKVSITPNDVEPAESFATMALAPALAENVNRCRYQKPTPVQKYGIPCVLNGSDLMACAQTGSGKTAAYLIPAINFMLVNNLNRAKPTNSQAAPSALVLSPTRELSIQIYEEGRKFTYRTGFRCVVVYGGADPRHQIHELTRGCGLLVATPGRLSDMFTRGYTRYSDVRFLVLDEADRMLDMGFEPQIRAIVQGPDSDMPPPGERQTLLYSATFPKEIQQMAREFLYHHHFLQVGRVGSTTENITQDVRWVEDMDKRGCLLEVLKEHQGERVLVFVEKKRDADYLERYLRQSRIPCSSIHGDRVQREREEALDIFKSGVCRVLVATDVASRGLDIPNVAVVVQYDLPSNIDDYVHRIGRTGRAGKRGTAISFFNDKNRNIVDDLIPLLRETNQTVLPEVQALAKKPNVQNQPRGRGRGGFRSGGFGGGFGGGYGGGYGGRGGYRGGGGFGGGYGGGYGGGYGGNNGGYRPRGGYGGGYGGGYGGDRNMRSDVFGQ from the coding sequence ATGTATAAGAATCAGGCGCAAcctcagctgcagccgcagccgcagccgcagtcgcagccgcagccacaggAACCCTCTGCTATCGCTGGTGCGATGGGCGGCTACGGCAGCTATCAGCAGCAGAACCGCCagtacggcggcggcaaccgcGGCTTCAACGATGCCCAAGGCACCTACGGAGGCGGCTTCAAtcgcaacggcggcggtggcggcttccgcggcggctttggcggctttggcggtggcgcgcgagGCCCGGTGCGCGAGCTCGTCGGCAACAATCACTATCACCGCGAAGAGAAGTCCGAGGAGGAGATCTTCAAGGAGCACACTCCGGGTATCAACTTCGACCAATACGAGGCGATTAAGGTGTCCATCACTCCAAATGACGTGGAGCCGGCGGAGTCGTTTGCCACGATGGCGCTCGccccggcgctggcggagaacgtgaaccgctgccgctaccaGAAGCCAACCCCGGTACAGAAGTACGGCATCCCGTGTGTGCTGAACGGCAGCGATCTGATGGCATGTGCCCAGACCGGCTCCGGTAAGACTGCCGCTTACCTCATCCCGGCCATCAACTTCATGCTGGTCAACAACCTCAACCGCGCCAAGCCCACGAACAGCCAGGCCGCCCCGtccgcgctggtgctgtcgCCGACGCGCGAGCTGTCCATTCAGATTTACGAGGAGGGCCGCAAGTTCACGTACCGCACCGGTTTTCGTTGCGTTGTCGTGTACGGCGGGGCGGACCCGCGCCACCAGATCCACGAGCTGACCCGCGGCTGTGGTTTGCTGGTGGCGACGCCGGGCCGTCTGTCTGACATGTTCACCCGCGGCTACACCCGCTACTCGGACGTCCGCTTCCTCGTACTCGATGAGGCTGACCGCATGCTCGATATGGGCTTTGAGCCGCAGATTCGCGCGATCGTCCAGGGCCCGGACAGCGACATGCCACCGCCGGGTGAGCGCCAGACGCTGCTGTACTCAGCCACCTTCCCGAAGGAGATTCAGCAGATGGCCCGTGAGTTCCTgtaccaccaccacttccTGCAGGTTGGTCGTGTGGGCTCGACCACCGAGAACATCACCCAGGATGTGCGCTGGGTCGAAGACATGGACAAGCGCGGCTGCCTGCTGGAGGTTCTAAAGGAGCACCAGGGTGAGCGCGTCCTCGTGTTCgtggagaagaagcgcgACGCCGACTACCTGGAGCGCTACCTGCGTCAGAGCCGCATCCCCTGCTCCTCCATCCACGGCGACcgcgtgcagcgcgagcgTGAGGAGGCTCTCGACATCTTCAAGAGTGGTGTGTGCCGCGTGCTGGTTGCAACCGACGTCGCCTCGCGTGGTCTGGATATCCCCAACGTCGCGGTGGTGGTCCAGTACGACCTGCCCAGCAACATCGATGACTATGTGCACCGCATCGGCCGTACGGGTCGTGCCGGCAAGCGCGGTACAGCAATCTCCTTCTTCAACGATAAGAACCGCAATATCGTCGATGACCTGATTCCGCTCCTGCGCGAAACGAACCAAACGGTGCTGCCGGAGGTGCAGGCACTGGCCAAGAAGCCCAACGTGCAGAACCAGCCTCGCGGTCGCGGCCGTGGTGGCTTCCGCAGTGGTGGCTTCGGCGGCGGTTTCGGTGGCGGCTATGGTGGTGGCTAcggcggtcgcggcggataccgcggtggcggcggctttgGTGGCggctacggcggcggctACGGTGGTGGCTACggcggcaacaacggcgGCTACCGTCCCCGCGGTGGCTACGGCGGTGGCTACGGCGGTGGCTACGGCGGTGACCGCAACATGCGATCTGACGTCTTTGGTCAGTAG